One part of the Mycobacterium marinum genome encodes these proteins:
- a CDS encoding PPE family protein — MTSPLWMASPPEVHSSLLSTGPGPGGILVAAAGWLSLGALFEATAAEVDHQICEAIRLWQGRAADDYVAAHTPYVVWLDHAAIVCQRAGAALQMMVAAYGDALAEMPTMAELQENHAVHGVLVATNFFGLNGVPIAVNEADYVRMWIQAAGVMGVYESCTSAALLEVPPTCPSPVLVNPGVEGVGNATSWSGFADSDEFSVSSFNDGVLGLDVAGELCEFDPFDGLDLDGCQLVSVSTTQGFGAAMDVTAVPGSPLSGAALAPTGHICAGVPLATSTPLGVTRHVGDLQMMAARDNSDRAVVDAPHEMLVSDSRAGTAQSGASGSVRPGVGSASVVQAASDGRPVSELAGGRGAGTVGFAGVSATGTKVRPAGLSATGGGEFGSGAGVPVLPATWPLQVVGSTSGSGVSPPAL; from the coding sequence ATGACATCGCCGCTCTGGATGGCTTCGCCGCCTGAGGTGCATTCGTCGTTGCTGAGCACTGGACCGGGGCCCGGAGGAATCCTGGTGGCCGCCGCCGGGTGGCTATCGCTGGGTGCGCTTTTCGAGGCAACAGCGGCAGAGGTCGATCATCAAATTTGCGAAGCGATACGCCTCTGGCAGGGCCGTGCTGCCGATGATTATGTAGCAGCGCACACCCCTTACGTGGTGTGGCTCGACCACGCCGCAATCGTCTGTCAGCGGGCTGGTGCTGCGCTCCAGATGATGGTGGCGGCATATGGCGATGCCTTAGCCGAGATGCCCACGATGGCGGAATTGCAGGAAAATCATGCTGTACACGGGGTGCTGGTCGCGACGAATTTCTTTGGCCTAAACGGGGTTCCCATAGCTGTGAACGAGGCGGACTATGTGCGGATGTGGATCCAGGCCGCCGGCGTGATGGGCGTTTATGAATCCTGCACGAGTGCGGCGCTACTCGAGGTGCCGCCGACCTGTCCATCCCCGGTGTTGGTCAATCCCGGCGTCGAGGGGGTTGGCAATGCCACCAGTTGGTCCGGCTTCGCCGACAGCGACGAATTCTCCGTCTCCTCCTTCAACGACGGCGTTCTTGGGCTGGACGTTGCGGGGGAACTATGCGAGTTTGACCCGTTCGACGGCCTTGATCTTGACGGTTGCCAGTTGGTCAGCGTCTCCACGACTCAGGGATTCGGCGCAGCTATGGATGTGACCGCAGTACCGGGCTCGCCGCTTTCGGGAGCGGCGTTAGCTCCCACCGGCCACATCTGCGCTGGGGTGCCGTTGGCGACCAGCACGCCGTTGGGGGTCACCCGTCACGTTGGCGACCTTCAGATGATGGCAGCACGAGACAACTCCGATCGCGCTGTGGTGGACGCACCCCACGAAATGCTCGTCAGTGATTCTCGCGCGGGCACAGCCCAGTCGGGGGCGTCAGGTTCGGTGCGTCCCGGAGTGGGATCGGCCTCCGTGGTGCAGGCAGCGTCCGATGGGAGGCCGGTGTCGGAGCTGGCAGGCGGCCGTGGTGCAGGAACGGTGGGCTTCGCGGGGGTCTCCGCCACCGGCACCAAGGTGCGGCCCGCGGGTTTGTCGGCGACCGGTGGTGGTGAATTCGGCAGTGGTGCCGGCGTGCCCGTCTTGCCGGCTACCTGGCCGCTGCAGGTTGTCGGCTCCACTAGCGGTAGCGGGGTCTCGCCGCCGGCCCTGTGA